The following coding sequences are from one uncultured Bacteroides sp. window:
- a CDS encoding DUF6563 family protein, with translation MRKQWLVIFLSFISLGLFAQNQAFFSLKDLLTRKGDTIGAVRVEKRSKNQIMMTSGGDYKLTSSDNYNTLNKQIRKRFYAVQMNDGKLYLNCRKLRFEKFRFGTYYAAAMEIGGKIYFCASPVGAAATSITHAKNYNLGALGKAIACSSLVSERVYYEITPSSKIYFVGKDKMRLLLKNEPELLSQYLSANSECAEIVGHYLEILKNKTSSR, from the coding sequence ATGAGAAAACAATGGTTAGTTATATTTTTGAGCTTCATTTCTTTGGGACTTTTTGCTCAAAATCAAGCTTTTTTTAGCTTGAAAGATCTATTAACTCGCAAAGGGGATACTATAGGGGCTGTTCGTGTCGAAAAAAGGAGTAAGAATCAGATAATGATGACCTCTGGCGGTGATTATAAACTAACTTCGTCTGATAATTATAATACTTTGAATAAGCAAATAAGAAAGCGATTTTATGCTGTACAAATGAATGACGGTAAATTGTATCTTAATTGCAGAAAATTGAGATTTGAAAAATTTCGTTTTGGTACTTATTATGCTGCTGCTATGGAGATCGGTGGTAAAATTTATTTTTGTGCATCTCCTGTCGGTGCAGCTGCTACCAGTATAACCCATGCTAAAAATTACAATTTAGGTGCTTTGGGTAAAGCCATTGCATGCTCTTCGTTAGTTTCCGAACGAGTTTATTATGAAATAACCCCTTCCTCTAAAATTTATTTCGTTGGTAAAGATAAAATGCGGCTCTTGCTTAAGAATGAACCAGAACTATTGTCGCAATACCTTTCTGCTAATAGTGAATGTGCAGAAATTGTTGGCCATTATTTAGAAATATTGAAAAACAAAACAAGCTCGCGCTAA
- a CDS encoding sigma-70 family RNA polymerase sigma factor has product MEEFELAEHCRRGDNTARQQLYELYAGRLLGVCLRYIGDRDVAQDVLHDGFIKIFNSFDKYSWRGEGSLKAWLDKVMSNTALQFLRKNDVMNFTMDIENISEYTEEPEVSDIEIIPKAKLMEFIEKLPTGYRTVFNLYVFEEKSHKEIAALLGINEKSSASQLFRAKQLLAKRIKEYVAKNS; this is encoded by the coding sequence GAATTTGAGTTGGCAGAGCATTGCAGGCGAGGAGATAATACTGCTCGCCAACAACTTTATGAATTGTATGCAGGTCGGCTATTGGGGGTTTGTTTACGATATATAGGTGATAGAGATGTTGCTCAGGATGTCTTGCATGATGGGTTTATTAAGATATTTAATTCTTTTGATAAATATTCTTGGCGTGGTGAAGGTTCTTTGAAAGCTTGGTTAGATAAAGTTATGAGTAATACTGCATTGCAATTTTTACGTAAGAATGATGTGATGAACTTTACTATGGATATTGAGAATATATCAGAATATACTGAAGAACCGGAAGTTTCAGATATTGAAATTATACCCAAGGCTAAACTAATGGAATTCATTGAGAAGCTTCCAACAGGGTATCGTACCGTATTTAATCTCTACGTGTTTGAAGAAAAATCGCATAAAGAGATTGCGGCTTTGTTGGGTATTAATGAGAAATCCTCAGCCTCTCAACTTTTTCGTGCGAAACAGTTACTTGCTAAGAGAATAAAAGAATATGTTGCTAAAAACAGTTAG